One window of the Cryptomeria japonica chromosome 7, Sugi_1.0, whole genome shotgun sequence genome contains the following:
- the LOC131056356 gene encoding disease resistance protein RPV1 — protein sequence MASSSGYGGRNAFDPIIPSASTCVASSSGMKQQSWDVFINHHGDDVKHTVASRIYNHLHARGLRVFLDQNELELGEFFPRALEQAIRSASIHIAIFSKNYARSAWCLAELAIMVETGTTIIPVFYHVQPSDLRWAVGGTGEYADAFSEHEKKGRYPSEDLQRWKVALQQVSCYIGKIIGDEQQVVKSVVNRILKEMDPLCLEVAKYPVGLDEVVQDFEKTAIQSAPENVQIVGIWGMGGIGKTTLAKEFYNRRCSGMDYASFLSDVQHAAESGELPMKQKKLLKDLDLDLDVRDVPLDNIAEGKQIVKNRWRSNQLDAEKSALIILDDVDHPDQLEALLPPRESLGHRNLIIVTTRELDVLNAWGISTVFKMRPLNETHAEQLFCCHAFLQQSPPPEFEGLVKKFIKACDGLPLSLKVLGAQLYGKSDKAYWQRTLNKILRILPMDIKKRLKVSYDALDEEEKQMFLDAACFFIGRRTSTAIAVWDGSEWDGLLGWEKLFNKCLVDLDQWNRIRMHDHLRDLGREIANEQTPYRLWFRNQIIQVQPQQVGIQIRGIVANATRVNWYSQRKVKINTSQGVRSLKPSSVGLKILVCMGSNTDQGNGDLPRGLIWLCYYNFLHRKLPWFSLQSLRILLLTGARNLENLWDTDADAPLQLRELTIQGCQNFRGFPESIGNMMHLKEIRLNPKSSAMTSLPNQFCFLQSLEHLQLSRCENLSSLPRNFGNLTNLRHLDFSYCSQLMTLSDSFKQLTLLQYLNLEGCRELSFKTENSDILEQMRKLEYLNLNECRNLETFPLPNGASLTELYLKDTRLRELPDKIGQLRKLPVLEINSELLKTLPSSIGNLSALTALKISSCPHLESLPTSLWDLPSLIELEIMSTKMSKLSIPEACCPRLLSLSLRSNHLLREIETLPRTMETIKVEHCNVLQSIRGICHLEKLKTMIISYCPNLGELPSFAKLLSLKEFELKSCPKVKAFEGFEGLGSLEKFRIDYCPELEILPNFGKLTSLKILKLRKCQRLETPEGVERLGPLEKLNIVECPRLRIGFLRGI from the exons ATGGCATCCAGTTCTGGCTATGGTGGCCGAAATGCTTTCGATCCAATAATACCATCTGCCTCTACTTGTGTTGCATCCTCATCTGGAATGAAACAACAGTCTTGGGATGTATTCATCAATCATCACGGAGATGATGTCAAACACACGGTGGCCAGTAGAATCTACAATCACCTTCATGCCAGGGGACTGCGAGTGTTCCTGGACCAAAATGAGCTGGAGCTTGGGGAATTCTTTCCGAGAGCTTTAGAACAAGCAATACGTAGTGCTTCAATTCACATAGcaattttttctaaaaattatGCACGATCCGCCTGGTGCTTGGCGGAACTGGCAATTATGGTGGAAACCGGCACCACAATTATCCCTGTCTTTTATCATGTTCAGCCTTCTGATTTAAGGTGGGCTGTCGGAGGAACAGGAGAATACGCGGATGCCTTCTCCGAGCATGAAAAGAAGGGCAGATACCCTTCAGAAGACCTTCAACGCTGGAAAGTGGCGCTCCAACAAGTCTCGTGTTATATTGGAAAGATCATAGG TGACGAGCAGCAGGTTGTGAAAAGTGTGGTGAATCGTATATTGAAAGAAATGGACCCGCTATGCTTAGAGGTGGCAAAGTATCCAGTGGGTCTGGATGAAGTTGTGCAAGACTTTGAAAAGACTGCAATTCAATCAGCTCCTGAGAATGTACAGATTGTTGGAATCTGGGGTATGGGTGGAATCGGAAAAACCACCCTGGCAAAAGAATTCTATAATAGAAGATGCTCGGGCATGGATTATGCCAGTTTTCTCTCAGATGTTCAACATGCTGCAGAGAGTGGCGAGTTACCTATGAAACAGAAGAAGCTTTTGAAGGACCTCGACCTCGACCTCGACGTCAGGGACGTACCTCTTGACAATATAGCCGAAGGCAAACAGATTGTCAAAAACCGTTGGAGATCAAATCAACTAGATGCTGAAAAGTCTGCTCTTATCATTTTGGATGATGTTGATCATCCAGACCAACTGGAGGCTCTATTGCCACCAAGGGAAAGCTTAGGCCACCGAAATTTGATTATTGTTACCACACGTGAGCTTGATGTTCTCAATGCGTGGGGCATCTCTACTGTTTTTAAAATGAGGCCTCTGAATGAAACTCATGCCGAGCAGCTTTTCTGTTGTCATGCATTCTTACAACAGTCTCCACCACCGGAATTTGAGGGTCTTGTTAAAAAGTTCATAAAGGCTTGCGATGGATTGCCTTTGTCACTCAAGGTGTTAGGGGCACAGCTTTATGGCAAGTCCGACAAGGCATACTGGCAGCGAACATTGAATAAAATTTTAAGAATATTGCCCATGGACATCAAAAAACGGCTGAAGGTCAGCTATGATGCGTTAGATGAAGAAGAGAAACAGATGTTTCTGGATGCAGCTTGTTTCTTTATTGGACGAAGGACCAGTACGGCCATTGCAGTGTGGGACGGTTCAGAATGGGACGGTCTGCTCGGTTGGGAAAAGCTTTTCAATAAATGTCTTGTTGATCTCGATCAGTGGAATCGTATAAGAATGCACGATCACTTGAGAGATTTAGGAAGGGAAATCGCAAATGAACAGACACCCTATCGCCTGTGGTTTCGAAACCAGATTATCCAGGTTCAGCCTCAACAG GTAGGAATACAAATCCGAGGAATAGTAGCAAATGCAACTCGTGTCAATTGGTACTCGCAAAGGAAGGTAAAGATAAACACAAGCCAAGGAGTTCGTAGCCTCAAGCCCTCCTCGGTCGGCTTGAAGATTTTGGTTTGTATGGGAAGTAATACTGATCAAGGAAATGGCGACTTACCAAGAGGACTGATCTGGCTTTGCTATTATAATTTTCTTCACAGAAAACTTCCTTGGTTTTCATTGCAAAGCTTGAGAATTTTACTTCTCACTGGTGCTCGGAATTTAGAAAACTTGTGGGACACTGATGCGGAT GCTCCATTACAATTAAGAGAACTGACAATCCAGGGCTGCCAGAATTTCCGAGGGTTTCCGGAATCAATAGGAAATATGATGCATTTGAAAGAGATAAGGTTAAATCCCAAATCATCTGCAATGACAAGCCtcccaaaccaattttgttttctGCAATCTCTGGAACACCTGCAATTATCTAGGTGTGAAAACCTATCATCGTTGCCGAGAAATTTTGGCAATTTGACTAACCTGCGGCATCTAGATTTCTCCTACTGCTCGCAGTTGATGACATTGTCAGATTCCTTTAAGCAGTTGACACTCCTTCAATATCTGAATTTAGAGGGGTGCCGGGAGTTAAGCTTCAAGACAGAGAATTCAGACATTCTGGAGCAGATGAGAAAGTTGGAGTACCTGAATCTGAACGAATGCAGGAATCTGGAAACTTTTCCCCTCCCAAATGGGGCGTCTTTGACAGAGCTTTATTTAAAGGACACAAGGTTGAGGGAACTGCCAGATAAAATCGGGCAACTAAGAAAGTTGCCTGTGCTGGAGATAAATAGTGAGTTGTTAAAAACCTTGCCGAGCTCTATAGGTAATTTGTCAGCATTAACTGCACTTAAAATATCATCTTGCCCCCACTTGGAATCTTTGCCAACATCTCTGTGGGACTTGCCCTCCTTGATTGAACTAGAAATAATGTCTACAAAAATGTCCAAGCTTTCAATTCCTGAAGCATGTTGTCCTCGCCTTTTGAGTCTGTCTCTTCGATCTAATCATCTCTTAAGGGAGATCGAAACCCTCCCAAGAACAATGGAGACCATAAAGGTAGAGCATTGTAATGTCCTACAGAGCATCAGAGGTATTTGTCACCTCGAAAAGCTTAAGACAATGATCATTTCTTACTGTCCAAACTTGGGTGAGCTTCCGAGCTTTGCTAAATTACTTTCATTAAAAGAATTTGAATTGAAATCTTGCCCGAAAGTGAAGGCATTTGAAGGTTTTGAAGGTTTGGGATCATTGGAGAAGTTTAGAATAGATTACTGTCCAGAATTAGAAATTCTTCCAAATTTTGGAAAGTTAACTTCCTTGAAGATTCTAAAATTGCGAAAGTGCCAAAGACTGGAGACGCCAGAAGGGGTGGAACGTTTGGGTCCACTCGAGAAGCTGAATATAGTTGAATGTCCACGCCTAAGAATTGGCTTCCTTAGAGGAATTTGA